The Sinomicrobium kalidii genome contains a region encoding:
- a CDS encoding DUF2267 domain-containing protein, translating into MALNFNQYATEANTFLKGYAKDLNLGNDKERAGRILSAVLHALREIIPPEESLQLIAQFPMFLKAVYVNGWTLKTKREKIKNITEFIDLVRSFDGPASIYDFESDDLAENYIQTTFISLRKYISLGELEDIRTGLPKDLKPLIYHSVMF; encoded by the coding sequence ATGGCACTCAATTTTAACCAATACGCCACGGAGGCCAATACCTTTTTAAAAGGATATGCCAAGGACCTGAACCTGGGAAATGATAAGGAAAGAGCCGGAAGGATACTCTCTGCCGTGCTACACGCCCTTCGCGAGATCATCCCCCCGGAAGAATCCCTGCAGCTTATAGCACAATTTCCCATGTTCCTGAAAGCTGTCTATGTCAACGGATGGACATTAAAAACCAAACGGGAAAAGATAAAGAACATTACGGAGTTCATCGATCTGGTCCGCAGTTTCGACGGCCCTGCTTCCATCTATGATTTCGAATCGGATGACCTGGCCGAAAATTATATCCAGACCACATTTATTTCTCTCAGAAAGTACATCTCCCTGGGAGAGCTGGAAGATATACGTACCGGCCTACCCAAGGACCTGAAACCCCTGATATATCACAGTGTCATGTTTTAG
- a CDS encoding calcium/sodium antiporter, with the protein MDDFIVLIAGISGLWGGTEIVVRNALVLAKKYNVSELFIGLTILAFGTDLPELVVAIDGAFHNLKGVNVSGVIVGNAIGSSVCQISIVMGLTAFFHFLKVEKKQVRYMAIELIGSLLLLLLLAFDHTITWNDGALMIVVFLIYIFTRLQREPKQLQAEFKIDKKRSLNDVLPVIFLVLGVGLVIFSSDITIKHALNIAQIWEVRQSFVGAVIIGLGSSLPELAVSVNAAIKKKPGLSIGNIIGSNIFDLLIPLGMASLVADIRVIKETLWFDIPFLLLISISVLWFLDEKRGLKRSQGIILLCSYVLYAVIKYLFSDPG; encoded by the coding sequence ATGGACGATTTTATAGTATTGATAGCGGGTATATCAGGACTTTGGGGAGGTACGGAAATTGTAGTGAGAAATGCCTTGGTATTGGCCAAAAAATATAATGTTTCGGAACTTTTTATCGGGCTTACCATTTTAGCGTTTGGTACAGACCTTCCGGAGTTGGTAGTGGCAATAGACGGGGCCTTTCATAATTTAAAAGGAGTTAATGTATCGGGGGTGATTGTAGGTAATGCCATAGGAAGTTCTGTATGTCAGATCAGTATTGTAATGGGGTTAACAGCATTTTTTCATTTTCTAAAAGTGGAAAAAAAACAGGTAAGGTACATGGCTATTGAATTAATAGGTTCACTTCTATTGCTTTTACTTTTGGCTTTTGATCATACAATTACCTGGAACGACGGGGCATTGATGATTGTTGTTTTTCTAATATATATTTTTACAAGATTACAGAGAGAACCTAAACAATTGCAAGCTGAATTTAAGATTGACAAGAAAAGATCTTTAAATGATGTATTACCGGTCATTTTTCTTGTGTTGGGGGTGGGGTTGGTAATCTTTAGTTCGGACATTACCATAAAACATGCTCTGAATATTGCACAAATATGGGAAGTTCGGCAATCTTTTGTCGGTGCTGTTATAATCGGCCTGGGAAGCAGTTTGCCGGAATTGGCCGTATCCGTAAATGCAGCAATAAAGAAAAAACCCGGCCTGTCTATAGGAAACATAATCGGTAGCAATATATTTGATTTGTTAATACCTCTGGGAATGGCCTCTTTGGTAGCGGATATTCGGGTTATAAAAGAAACCCTATGGTTCGATATTCCTTTTTTGTTACTTATCAGCATAAGTGTTTTATGGTTTCTGGACGAAAAACGCGGACTAAAAAGAAGCCAGGGCATAATACTTTTGTGTTCATACGTTTTGTATGCAGTAATTAAATATCTGTTTAGTGATCCGGGTTGA
- a CDS encoding phosphoribosyltransferase, with protein MFRDRIQAAIELTELLKPYQGQNAIILAIPRGGLPLGVVIARTLKLPLDVVLTKKIAHPHNREYAIGAVSLSSVVLDDTAKKIPGSYIEGEVNSIRKILSERYRLYYPDHNPMSVRDRTAIVVDDGIATGNTMLATAELLFKEKTKKIIVAVPVASPQAIQKLEKSPYINKIICLEQPVNFYAVGAHYEVFEQVTDEEAVKLLKMANRTENV; from the coding sequence ATGTTCAGAGACAGGATACAAGCAGCCATTGAACTCACCGAACTCCTGAAACCTTACCAGGGGCAAAATGCCATTATACTGGCTATTCCCAGGGGAGGGCTTCCCCTGGGAGTTGTCATCGCCAGGACACTCAAATTGCCACTGGATGTTGTGCTTACTAAGAAAATAGCCCATCCCCATAACCGGGAATACGCCATTGGTGCCGTAAGCCTGAGCAGTGTAGTCCTGGACGATACGGCCAAAAAAATACCGGGATCGTATATTGAAGGAGAGGTCAACAGCATACGGAAAATCCTAAGCGAAAGATACCGGCTATATTATCCGGACCACAACCCCATGAGTGTCAGGGACAGGACAGCTATTGTCGTAGACGATGGCATCGCCACCGGGAATACCATGCTGGCCACAGCAGAACTTTTATTTAAAGAAAAAACGAAAAAGATTATTGTTGCGGTTCCGGTAGCATCGCCACAGGCCATACAAAAACTGGAAAAATCCCCATATATTAATAAGATCATCTGCCTGGAACAACCGGTCAATTTCTATGCCGTAGGCGCTCATTACGAAGTGTTTGAACAAGTTACGGATGAGGAGGCTGTTAAACTCCTGAAAATGGCAAATAGGACCGAAAATGTGTAA
- a CDS encoding class I SAM-dependent methyltransferase gives MVHSDIFGKNVGDYEAWYARYDAVYKSEIRALREHFTRLPENITGIEVGAGTGRFALPLGIKEGVEPSDEMAALAVKRGIEIVKGYAEALPYKDVHFDFVLFVTICHLNNVKKALREAFRVLKDGGLLIIGFIEKDGEIARSYMEKRKRSIFYRHASFYRTGHLKRMILDCGFRDLRITQTLFGNPDEITEEQAPKTGYGEGSFIVISALRR, from the coding sequence ATGGTACATTCGGATATATTCGGTAAAAATGTGGGCGATTACGAAGCCTGGTATGCCAGGTACGATGCTGTATACAAATCTGAGATCCGGGCACTTCGCGAACATTTTACACGGCTCCCGGAAAATATAACGGGAATAGAAGTCGGGGCGGGGACGGGAAGGTTTGCCCTTCCCCTGGGAATTAAGGAGGGGGTAGAACCCTCGGACGAAATGGCCGCGCTGGCGGTAAAAAGAGGGATTGAGATCGTAAAGGGATATGCGGAGGCGCTTCCGTATAAGGATGTTCATTTCGACTTTGTTCTTTTTGTGACCATCTGTCATCTGAACAATGTGAAAAAAGCACTTCGGGAAGCGTTTCGGGTCTTAAAGGACGGCGGTCTTCTTATCATCGGTTTTATAGAAAAAGACGGGGAGATTGCCAGAAGCTATATGGAAAAGCGTAAACGGAGCATTTTTTACCGGCATGCCAGCTTTTACAGGACCGGCCATTTGAAGAGAATGATCCTGGATTGTGGTTTCAGGGATCTCAGAATTACACAGACCCTGTTCGGGAATCCGGACGAGATCACGGAAGAACAGGCCCCTAAGACAGGTTACGGGGAAGGGTCATTTATAGTGATAAGCGCTTTGAGAAGATAG
- a CDS encoding dienelactone hydrolase family protein, giving the protein MTDTVNIALEKITLKGILTIPEKARGIIIFSHGSGSSRLSPRNNRVAVIFNTQGFASLLFDLLSEKEDAVYENRFDIELLTQRLIDVTNWIKNHPKIKGLPICYFGASTGAASALKAAAYFGNTIKAVVSRGGRPDLAGDNDLRTVNAATLLIVGGWDQVVLQLNREAYAKLHGKKRLEIIPEASHLFEEPGKLEQATAISVNWFKKHLNT; this is encoded by the coding sequence ATGACTGATACTGTAAATATCGCTTTGGAGAAAATAACGCTAAAAGGGATTTTGACCATCCCCGAAAAAGCGCGGGGGATTATCATTTTTTCCCACGGTAGCGGAAGCAGCCGCCTAAGTCCCAGAAATAACAGGGTTGCCGTAATATTCAATACACAAGGATTTGCTTCCCTGCTCTTTGATCTGCTGTCGGAAAAAGAAGATGCTGTTTACGAAAACCGATTTGATATAGAATTACTAACTCAACGATTAATTGATGTGACCAACTGGATAAAAAATCATCCAAAAATCAAAGGCCTTCCGATCTGCTATTTCGGAGCAAGTACGGGAGCGGCCTCCGCATTGAAAGCAGCAGCTTATTTCGGCAATACCATAAAAGCCGTCGTATCCAGAGGAGGGCGGCCTGATCTTGCGGGAGATAACGACCTGCGTACGGTCAACGCCGCAACGCTGTTGATCGTAGGAGGCTGGGATCAAGTGGTCTTACAACTAAATCGCGAGGCTTATGCAAAACTGCACGGCAAAAAGCGGCTTGAGATCATCCCCGAAGCCTCCCATCTTTTTGAAGAACCGGGTAAACTGGAACAGGCTACTGCTATATCGGTTAACTGGTTTAAAAAACACCTGAATACATAA
- a CDS encoding cation-translocating P-type ATPase, which yields MSADHTAKTPWHHVTAEQVFRELRTTALGLTDREAEDRRTRYGRNELRESGKRSWISIFGKQFGSLLVIVLFVAAIISQLSGNTIDTYIILSVIFLNACIGFTQEWRAEKAVASLKTSLALWAKVLRNGKKETLLSRELVPGDIIFLEEGDQVPADARLIETRNVRTIEAALTGESLSTGKDTLPLPAETILPERKNMVYKGTFLASGYAVGVVTATGMNTAIGNIAGTLQSIRTSRTNFQKKTDILGKQMALLSVTSAVCLFVIMYFFRDTNLSDVFITAIAILVAAIPEGLPAVLSIVLAIGIRRMSKRKVIVREFTATETLGAVTTIITDKTGTLTQNSLTVQKIGIPGEEDIHVTGEGWFPAGNFVRNGHVLDVNRLPALQQFLQIAGWCNNAEVYHDTEKNTYKLMGDPTEGALLVLARKGGVFTGGTEKLDDTPFDSARKRRATLVEKNGKKQLFVIGAPEQILEKSTRALTNKGVIDMDTEHRQFISRKIEHWSDHAMRIVALAYRDEPGDLLKINKNTESLTFAGIAGMTDPPRPGAKSSVARCRQAGIRVIMATGDHINTALAIARTTGILETSPKGENTALTETQLSALDEREFEKAVLNINVFARLTPQMKLRIANTLQQKGELIAMTGDGVNDAPALKKADVGIAMGIMGTDVARDAAKIILADDNFSTIVNAIEEGRIVFNNARNTSFYLVTTNLAEIATLISALAIGMPLPLTATQILWLNLITDGTEDMALASEKGHGDLLREKPVNPKENILNKSILPFLFINAALMAVVTLLVFNHYLPEGLSKARTTAFAVMSFYQFYNVFNMRALKLSVFSIGMFSNKYINAALVFSIIVLLCLIEVPFLRKLFGFQQLSFYEFIFFGLISSSVLWIGELYKYLRYNKKLRLWKFSRH from the coding sequence ATGTCGGCAGATCATACAGCAAAAACACCGTGGCATCATGTTACCGCAGAACAGGTTTTCAGGGAATTACGGACAACTGCCCTGGGACTGACAGACCGCGAGGCGGAAGACCGGAGAACACGCTATGGCCGGAACGAACTCCGGGAGTCAGGAAAAAGATCGTGGATAAGCATCTTCGGAAAACAGTTCGGGAGCCTGCTGGTTATCGTACTTTTTGTTGCCGCGATTATTTCACAGCTCAGCGGAAATACCATAGACACCTATATCATTCTCTCCGTTATCTTTTTAAATGCCTGTATAGGTTTCACCCAGGAGTGGCGCGCCGAAAAAGCGGTGGCTTCGCTGAAAACTTCCCTGGCCTTATGGGCCAAGGTATTGCGTAATGGTAAGAAGGAAACGCTTTTGTCCCGGGAACTGGTTCCCGGCGATATCATTTTCCTGGAAGAAGGCGACCAGGTCCCGGCAGATGCCCGGCTTATCGAAACCAGGAATGTCCGTACCATAGAAGCGGCACTTACCGGCGAATCCCTTTCAACCGGTAAAGACACCCTGCCCCTGCCTGCGGAAACCATTCTGCCCGAAAGAAAAAACATGGTATACAAAGGTACGTTCCTGGCCAGCGGCTATGCCGTTGGTGTGGTAACCGCCACCGGGATGAACACGGCTATAGGAAACATTGCCGGCACACTGCAAAGTATCAGGACTTCCCGGACCAACTTCCAGAAAAAAACGGATATCCTGGGTAAACAAATGGCTCTGCTGTCTGTTACAAGCGCGGTTTGCCTGTTTGTCATCATGTATTTTTTCCGGGATACAAATCTGAGTGATGTTTTCATCACCGCTATCGCCATCCTGGTAGCCGCGATTCCCGAAGGTTTACCTGCAGTCCTTTCTATCGTACTGGCCATTGGTATCCGGAGGATGTCAAAACGAAAGGTTATTGTCCGTGAATTTACGGCAACGGAAACCCTGGGGGCGGTCACCACCATCATCACCGATAAGACAGGTACTTTGACGCAAAACAGCCTCACTGTACAAAAAATAGGGATTCCCGGTGAGGAAGATATCCATGTTACGGGTGAAGGATGGTTCCCGGCGGGCAATTTTGTAAGGAACGGGCATGTTCTCGATGTCAACCGCCTTCCCGCGCTGCAACAGTTTCTGCAGATCGCCGGGTGGTGCAACAATGCGGAAGTTTATCACGACACTGAAAAGAACACCTACAAACTGATGGGCGACCCGACGGAAGGGGCCCTGCTGGTCCTGGCCAGGAAAGGAGGTGTTTTTACCGGCGGAACCGAAAAGCTGGATGACACTCCTTTTGACTCGGCCCGTAAAAGGCGTGCCACCCTGGTTGAAAAAAACGGAAAGAAACAACTGTTCGTTATCGGGGCCCCGGAACAAATACTGGAAAAATCCACCCGGGCACTCACGAATAAAGGTGTTATTGACATGGATACGGAGCACAGGCAATTTATTTCCCGGAAAATAGAACACTGGTCGGATCACGCCATGCGGATCGTTGCCCTGGCTTACAGGGATGAACCCGGCGACCTCCTGAAAATCAATAAAAATACGGAATCGCTCACCTTTGCCGGCATCGCCGGAATGACCGACCCTCCCCGCCCGGGTGCAAAAAGTTCGGTAGCCCGGTGCAGGCAGGCCGGTATCCGTGTTATCATGGCTACCGGCGACCATATCAATACCGCACTGGCCATTGCCCGCACTACCGGTATACTGGAAACCTCCCCGAAAGGAGAAAACACGGCCCTTACCGAAACACAGTTGTCGGCACTGGATGAAAGGGAATTTGAAAAAGCCGTGCTGAATATCAACGTCTTTGCACGCCTCACCCCGCAAATGAAACTGCGCATTGCGAACACCCTGCAGCAAAAGGGCGAACTCATAGCCATGACGGGAGACGGTGTCAACGATGCCCCTGCCCTGAAAAAGGCAGATGTAGGTATCGCCATGGGCATCATGGGTACGGACGTGGCGCGCGACGCGGCAAAGATCATCCTTGCCGATGATAATTTCTCTACCATAGTAAACGCCATAGAAGAAGGAAGGATAGTGTTCAACAACGCCAGAAACACCAGTTTTTACCTCGTAACCACCAATCTTGCCGAGATCGCAACGCTTATTTCCGCGCTGGCCATAGGTATGCCCTTACCGTTAACCGCCACGCAAATACTGTGGCTGAACCTCATCACGGACGGCACCGAAGATATGGCCCTGGCCTCTGAAAAAGGGCACGGCGACCTGCTTCGCGAAAAACCCGTCAATCCCAAAGAAAATATCCTGAACAAGAGCATCCTTCCTTTTTTATTTATCAATGCCGCACTGATGGCGGTGGTGACATTACTGGTCTTTAACCACTATCTGCCCGAAGGCTTATCCAAGGCAAGGACCACGGCTTTTGCAGTCATGTCTTTTTACCAGTTCTACAACGTATTTAATATGCGGGCACTGAAACTCTCCGTTTTCAGCATAGGTATGTTCTCCAACAAATACATCAATGCAGCCCTGGTATTTTCGATCATTGTGCTGCTTTGCCTCATTGAGGTTCCGTTTCTCCGTAAGCTATTTGGTTTTCAACAGCTTTCTTTTTACGAATTTATTTTTTTCGGGCTCATCTCCTCTTCCGTACTGTGGATCGGAGAACTCTACAAATATCTAAGGTACAACAAAAAATTAAGGCTTTGGAAATTCTCCCGACACTGA
- a CDS encoding universal stress protein, translating to MKKILLPTDFSDNAWNAIAYALEMFKEEECEFYVLHTYIPAFYEVDYHGMIEDTLSGLQTTLERICREFPNEKHRFHSHSDFDQFTDEVRDITEAEGIDMIVMGTKGATGARRILFGSNTVFVMRKATVPVLAVPDRYAYKGIKRILFPTDYLRHFKKEELQPLVDMAKRHGSGLTVLHVEEDLKWTEQEQKNKEKLRGLLAGVDFEFIVVRDTDISAAIQDHIRDDDYDLLVMMHRKHSFLGRFLLRQNVANIGFDLKIPFLVLQEDPVK from the coding sequence ATGAAAAAAATACTATTGCCCACCGACTTTTCCGACAATGCCTGGAATGCCATCGCATATGCCCTTGAAATGTTTAAAGAAGAGGAGTGTGAGTTTTATGTGCTGCACACCTATATACCCGCTTTCTACGAGGTGGATTATCACGGGATGATAGAAGATACCTTATCCGGGTTGCAAACGACGCTCGAAAGGATCTGCCGGGAATTTCCCAATGAAAAACACAGGTTTCATTCGCATTCGGATTTTGACCAGTTTACGGATGAGGTAAGGGATATAACCGAAGCGGAGGGAATAGACATGATAGTGATGGGAACCAAAGGCGCCACGGGAGCCCGGCGGATCTTATTCGGGAGCAATACCGTTTTTGTGATGCGGAAAGCTACGGTCCCGGTATTGGCTGTTCCCGACAGGTATGCATATAAAGGAATAAAAAGAATACTTTTTCCCACGGATTATCTGAGACATTTTAAAAAAGAGGAATTGCAACCCCTGGTAGATATGGCAAAAAGACATGGATCCGGGCTTACTGTACTTCACGTGGAAGAAGACCTGAAGTGGACGGAACAGGAACAAAAGAACAAGGAAAAATTAAGGGGTCTTTTAGCCGGTGTCGATTTTGAATTTATTGTTGTCCGGGATACGGACATATCGGCGGCCATACAGGACCATATACGTGATGATGATTACGACTTGCTGGTTATGATGCACAGAAAGCATTCCTTTCTGGGAAGATTTTTATTGCGGCAAAATGTAGCCAATATCGGGTTTGACCTGAAAATCCCTTTCCTGGTACTTCAGGAGGACCCTGTAAAATAA
- a CDS encoding WG repeat-containing protein: protein MKKIIFWTLLLSGISLSAQHISGISRIGKLSDGLIAVEKNGEWGFINPGGDLVIDFRQDIAVRENPPAFSEGLCLIKETKEGITYYGYMDKTGKTVISPAFLNATSFSNGLAFAIVRSKTVRGKNEYLDMDIIANEFDEVMINPKGEIVRYLRQLKGILLSEKRYKQPRIEAELLSPHLVGTRDKNGMWNIYKF from the coding sequence ATGAAAAAGATTATTTTCTGGACGCTGCTGTTATCGGGTATTTCCCTTTCCGCACAGCATATTTCCGGTATATCGAGAATCGGAAAACTTTCTGACGGTCTTATCGCTGTTGAAAAGAACGGGGAATGGGGATTTATTAATCCCGGCGGGGACCTGGTTATCGATTTCAGGCAGGACATCGCAGTCCGTGAAAACCCTCCCGCATTTAGTGAAGGCCTTTGCCTGATCAAGGAAACAAAAGAAGGAATTACCTATTACGGGTATATGGACAAAACCGGAAAAACAGTGATTTCCCCCGCTTTTCTCAATGCTACTTCCTTCAGCAATGGCCTTGCCTTTGCCATTGTGCGGAGTAAAACGGTCCGCGGAAAAAACGAATACCTGGACATGGATATCATCGCCAACGAATTTGATGAAGTCATGATAAACCCAAAAGGAGAAATCGTTCGGTATCTGAGGCAGCTCAAGGGAATTCTGCTATCTGAAAAGAGATACAAACAGCCCCGGATAGAAGCTGAACTATTATCTCCTCATCTCGTGGGGACAAGGGACAAAAACGGAATGTGGAACATTTATAAATTTTAA
- a CDS encoding universal stress protein, with amino-acid sequence MKRILIPTDFSANAYKAMEYAIYLFEREPCTFYLLNAQETNTGSDRTERVTDPNVKMMEDLFKEVNIKNTNPEHFYKREVIYDALVNAVGKTVISRNVDYIFMGTKGSTAAREIFMGSNALKVIKNIDFCPVVAVPETYDYDLPDEILFPTDFKSTYEEFGLKPLKEIAGLWGSKIRILHITEEEQFNEVQVKNRKKLGRLLKNFTYTREEIVKYNNISKVIARYSENRAIGMVAMINNKHSFPEKLFREPVIRNVVFRIKVPFLVMPDIT; translated from the coding sequence ATGAAAAGGATATTAATTCCCACCGACTTTTCCGCAAACGCTTATAAAGCCATGGAATATGCCATATATCTTTTTGAAAGGGAACCGTGTACCTTTTACCTGTTAAACGCACAGGAAACGAATACGGGGAGTGATCGTACGGAAAGAGTGACGGATCCGAATGTGAAAATGATGGAAGACCTGTTTAAAGAGGTCAACATAAAAAACACGAACCCCGAACATTTTTACAAAAGGGAGGTGATATACGATGCTCTGGTAAATGCGGTAGGAAAAACGGTGATCTCCCGGAATGTGGATTACATTTTTATGGGAACAAAAGGCTCCACGGCGGCCAGGGAGATCTTTATGGGAAGCAATGCACTGAAGGTGATTAAAAATATTGATTTCTGCCCGGTTGTGGCTGTTCCGGAAACGTATGATTATGACCTTCCGGACGAGATTTTGTTCCCCACGGATTTTAAAAGCACTTATGAAGAATTCGGGCTGAAGCCGCTAAAGGAGATCGCCGGGTTGTGGGGATCAAAAATCAGGATACTGCATATCACAGAAGAAGAACAGTTCAATGAAGTGCAGGTAAAGAACAGGAAAAAACTGGGAAGGCTGTTAAAAAATTTTACCTATACGCGTGAAGAGATCGTAAAATATAACAACATATCCAAAGTCATTGCCCGGTATTCCGAAAACAGGGCTATCGGTATGGTGGCCATGATAAACAATAAACACAGTTTCCCGGAAAAACTGTTCCGGGAACCCGTGATCAGAAATGTGGTCTTCAGGATAAAAGTCCCTTTTCTGGTGATGCCGGATATTACATGA
- a CDS encoding adenosylcobalamin-dependent ribonucleoside-diphosphate reductase, translating into MVRLSLTPNALQILEERYLLRDPDGKVMEAPEEMFRRVSEWIAGTERNNREYWEATFFRMMNSLEFLPNSPTLMNAGLPGGQLSACFVLPVEDSLDAIFTSLKNAALIHQSGGGTGYNFSRLRPKGALVSTSKGFSSGPVAFMKIYDAATEHVKQGGKRRGANMGILNVDHPDIEEFISVKTDRVSLRNFNISVGITDRFMDAVEKNLSWTLKDPRTGWAVRNIPAKKLWDQITGTAWATGDPGLIFLDSINRDNPTPGLGEIQSTNPCGEVPLLDYESCNLGSVNLSKMVTARGGDYEFDFNRLAETVHAGIRFLDNVIHANHYLLPQIKSITLKNRKIGLGLMGWAELLMLMEIPYASMEAVKLAEKLMAFVRKESYKASASLAEEKGCFPSWTESRFYPGQKMRNATCNSIAPTGTISVIADTSYSIEPLYALAYRRVGILGEKSQQEISRVFEKKMKQMGYWNAELEAEVLQTGTIKEVAGIPDRVKKVFETSLEIPWEFHLQHQRAFQKFTDNSVSKTINLPAEARAGDISNVYMTAWKYGLKGITIYRDGSKEKQVLQRCNVSAPGAC; encoded by the coding sequence ATGGTGCGTTTATCATTGACACCTAATGCGCTCCAAATATTGGAAGAGCGCTATCTGCTCCGGGATCCGGACGGAAAGGTTATGGAAGCCCCGGAAGAAATGTTCCGGAGGGTCTCGGAATGGATTGCCGGGACAGAAAGGAATAACAGGGAGTACTGGGAAGCAACGTTCTTCAGGATGATGAACAGCCTGGAGTTCCTGCCCAATTCCCCCACCCTGATGAATGCAGGCCTGCCCGGGGGCCAGTTAAGCGCCTGTTTTGTGCTGCCGGTAGAAGACAGCCTCGACGCTATTTTTACTTCACTTAAAAATGCGGCACTGATCCACCAGAGCGGGGGAGGCACCGGGTATAATTTTTCAAGGCTCCGTCCAAAGGGGGCCCTGGTCAGTACTTCCAAGGGGTTTTCTTCCGGTCCCGTAGCCTTTATGAAGATTTACGATGCCGCAACCGAACACGTAAAGCAGGGGGGAAAGCGAAGAGGGGCCAATATGGGTATTCTGAATGTGGACCATCCCGATATCGAAGAATTTATTTCCGTTAAAACAGACCGGGTCAGCCTTCGGAACTTTAACATCTCCGTAGGGATTACAGACCGCTTTATGGACGCTGTGGAAAAGAATCTCTCCTGGACTTTGAAAGACCCCAGAACCGGATGGGCGGTGCGGAATATCCCCGCCAAAAAACTATGGGATCAGATTACCGGAACAGCCTGGGCTACGGGTGACCCGGGACTGATCTTCCTCGATAGCATCAACCGGGATAACCCTACTCCCGGACTGGGTGAGATACAGAGTACCAACCCATGCGGGGAAGTCCCCCTGCTCGATTACGAAAGCTGCAACCTGGGATCGGTCAATCTCTCCAAAATGGTAACCGCACGTGGAGGGGATTATGAGTTCGATTTTAACAGGCTGGCCGAAACGGTGCATGCGGGCATACGTTTCCTGGATAATGTCATACATGCCAATCACTACCTCTTACCCCAGATCAAATCCATAACCCTGAAAAACAGGAAAATCGGCCTCGGGCTTATGGGATGGGCAGAATTGCTTATGCTCATGGAAATACCATATGCATCTATGGAGGCGGTAAAACTGGCAGAAAAACTCATGGCATTTGTAAGAAAGGAAAGTTATAAGGCGTCTGCAAGCCTGGCCGAAGAAAAGGGATGTTTCCCTTCCTGGACGGAAAGCAGGTTTTACCCGGGTCAAAAAATGCGGAATGCCACCTGTAACAGTATCGCCCCCACCGGGACAATCTCTGTTATAGCCGACACCTCGTATTCCATAGAGCCTTTGTACGCCCTGGCATACAGGCGTGTGGGTATATTGGGGGAAAAGTCGCAACAGGAGATCAGCCGGGTTTTTGAAAAGAAGATGAAACAAATGGGATACTGGAATGCGGAGTTGGAAGCTGAGGTATTGCAGACCGGCACCATTAAAGAAGTGGCAGGGATTCCCGACCGGGTAAAAAAAGTGTTTGAAACCAGCCTGGAGATCCCCTGGGAATTTCACCTGCAACACCAAAGGGCTTTCCAGAAATTTACGGACAATTCGGTTTCCAAGACCATTAACCTTCCGGCAGAAGCCCGGGCCGGGGATATCTCCAATGTGTATATGACGGCATGGAAATACGGATTGAAAGGGATAACCATATACAGGGACGGGAGCAAGGAAAAACAAGTGCTGCAAAGATGTAATGTCAGTGCTCCCGGGGCCTGCTAA